The following proteins are encoded in a genomic region of Nycticebus coucang isolate mNycCou1 chromosome 17, mNycCou1.pri, whole genome shotgun sequence:
- the GRK6 gene encoding G protein-coupled receptor kinase 6 isoform X2, translating into MLQFPHISQCEELRLSLERDYHSLCERQPIGRLLFREFCATRPELTRCIAFLDGVAEYEVTPDEKRKACGRRLMQNFLSQTGPDLIPEVPRQLVTNCAQQLEQGPCKDLFQELTRLTHEYLSVAPFADYLDSIYFNRFLQWKWLERQPVTKNTFRQYRVLGKGGFGEVCACQVRATGKMYACKKLEKKRIKKRKGEAMALNEKQILEKVNSRFVVSLAYAYETKDALCLVLTLMNGGDLKFHIYHMGQAGFPEARAVFYAAEICCGLEDLHRERIVYRDLKPENILLDDHGHIRISDLGLAVHVPEGQTIKGRVGTVGYMAPEVVKNERYTFSPDWWALGCLLYEMIAGQSPFQQRKKKIKREEVERLVKEVPEEYSERFSLQARSLCSQLLCKDPAERLGCRGGSAREVKEHPLFKKLNFKRLGAGMLEPPFKPDPQAIYCKDVLDIEQFSTVKGVELEPADQDFYQKFATGSVPIPWQNEMVETECFQELNVFGLDGSVPPDLDWKGQPPAPPKKGLLQRLFSRQRIAVGTAVTVRKSSPLDSSSPLASSPQSEAPTSGWR; encoded by the exons ATGTTACAGTTCCCCCACATCAGCCAGTGCGAAGAGCTACGTCTCAGCCTCG AGCGTGACTACCACAGCCTGTGTGAGCGGCAGCCCATCGGCCGCCTGCTGTTCCGTGAGTTCTGTGCAACAAGGCCCGAGCTGACCCGCTGCATTGCCTTCCTGGATGGGGTG GCTGAGTATGAAGTGACCCCTGATGAGAAGCGGAAGGCATGTGGGCGGCGGTTAATGCAGAATTTTCTGAGCCAAACG GGTCCCGACCTCATCCCTGAGGTCCCTCGGCAGCTAGTGACTAACTGTGCTCAGCAGCTGGAGCAGGGGCCCTGCAAAGACCTCTTCCAGGAACTTACCCG GCTGACCCACGAGTACCTGAGCGTGGCCCCTTTTGCCGACTACCTCGACAGCATCTACTTCAACCGTTTCCTGCAATGGAAGTGGCTAGAAAG GCAGCCAGTGACCAAAAACACCTTCAGGCAGTACCGAGTCCTGGGCAAAGGTGGCTTTGGGGAG GTGTGTGCCTGCCAGGTACGGGCAACAGGCAAGATGTACGCCTGCAAGAAGCTGGAGAAGAAGCGGATCAAGAAGCGGAAAGGGGAGGCCATGGCGCTCAACGAAAAGCAGATCCTGGAGAAAGTGAACAGTAGGTTTGTA GTGAGCTTGGCCTATGCCTATGAGACCAAGGATGCCCTGTGCTTAGTGCTGACCCTGATGAATGGAGGTGACCTCAAGTTCCACATCTACCACATGGGCCAGGCTGGCTTCCCTGAAGCACGTGCTGTCTTCTACGCTGCTGAAATCTGCTGTGGTCTGGAGGACCTGCACCGGGAGCGCATTGTGTACAG GGACCTGAAGCCAGAGAACATTCTGCTGGATGACCATG GCCACATCCGCATCTCTGACCTGGGACTGGCTGTGCATGTGCCCGAGGGCCAGACCATCAAAGGCCGAGTGGGCACTGTGGGCTACATGG CTCCGGAGGTGGTGAAGAATGAGCGGTACACATTCAGCCCTGACTGGTGGGCGCTAGGCTGCCTCTTGTATGAGATGATCGCTGGTCAGTCGCCCTTCcagcagagaaaaaagaagatcaagagggaggaggtggagcgGCTAGTGAAGGAGGTGCCCGAAGAGTATTCAGAGCGCTTTTCCCTGCAGGCCCgctcactctgttcccag CTCCTCTGTAAGGACCCTGCCGAGCGCCTGGGTTGTCGTGGGGGCAGCGCCCGGGAGGTGAAGGAGCATCCTCTCTTCAAGAAGCTGAACTTCAAACGGCTGGGAGCCGGTATGCTAGAGCCACCCTTCAAGCCTGAT CCCCAAGCTATTTATTGCAAGGATGTTCTGGACATTGAACAGTTCTCCACAGTCAAAGGTGTGGAGCTGGAGCCTGCCGACCAGGACTTCTACCAGAAGTTTGCTACAGGCAGTGTGCCCATCCCTTGGCAGAATGAG ATGGTAGAGACGGAGTGCTTCCAAGAGCTGAATGTCTTTGGGCTGGATGGTTCAGTTCCCCCAGACCTGGACTGGAAGGGCCAGCCGCCTGCACCACCCAAGAAGGGGCTGCTGCAAAGACTCTTCAGCCGCCAG AGGATTGCTGTGGGAACTGCAGTGACAGTGAGGAAGAGCTCCCCACTCGACTCGAGCTCCCCACTCGCCTCTAGCCCCCAGTCTGAGGCGCCCACCAGCGGCTGGCGGTAG
- the GRK6 gene encoding G protein-coupled receptor kinase 6 isoform X1, with protein MELENIVANTVLLKAREGGGGNRKGKSKKWRQMLQFPHISQCEELRLSLERDYHSLCERQPIGRLLFREFCATRPELTRCIAFLDGVAEYEVTPDEKRKACGRRLMQNFLSQTGPDLIPEVPRQLVTNCAQQLEQGPCKDLFQELTRLTHEYLSVAPFADYLDSIYFNRFLQWKWLERQPVTKNTFRQYRVLGKGGFGEVCACQVRATGKMYACKKLEKKRIKKRKGEAMALNEKQILEKVNSRFVVSLAYAYETKDALCLVLTLMNGGDLKFHIYHMGQAGFPEARAVFYAAEICCGLEDLHRERIVYRDLKPENILLDDHGHIRISDLGLAVHVPEGQTIKGRVGTVGYMAPEVVKNERYTFSPDWWALGCLLYEMIAGQSPFQQRKKKIKREEVERLVKEVPEEYSERFSLQARSLCSQLLCKDPAERLGCRGGSAREVKEHPLFKKLNFKRLGAGMLEPPFKPDPQAIYCKDVLDIEQFSTVKGVELEPADQDFYQKFATGSVPIPWQNEMVETECFQELNVFGLDGSVPPDLDWKGQPPAPPKKGLLQRLFSRQDCCGNCSDSEEELPTRLELPTRL; from the exons GTGGTGGTGGGAATCGCAAAGGCAAAAGCAAAAAATGGCGGCAGATGTTACAGTTCCCCCACATCAGCCAGTGCGAAGAGCTACGTCTCAGCCTCG AGCGTGACTACCACAGCCTGTGTGAGCGGCAGCCCATCGGCCGCCTGCTGTTCCGTGAGTTCTGTGCAACAAGGCCCGAGCTGACCCGCTGCATTGCCTTCCTGGATGGGGTG GCTGAGTATGAAGTGACCCCTGATGAGAAGCGGAAGGCATGTGGGCGGCGGTTAATGCAGAATTTTCTGAGCCAAACG GGTCCCGACCTCATCCCTGAGGTCCCTCGGCAGCTAGTGACTAACTGTGCTCAGCAGCTGGAGCAGGGGCCCTGCAAAGACCTCTTCCAGGAACTTACCCG GCTGACCCACGAGTACCTGAGCGTGGCCCCTTTTGCCGACTACCTCGACAGCATCTACTTCAACCGTTTCCTGCAATGGAAGTGGCTAGAAAG GCAGCCAGTGACCAAAAACACCTTCAGGCAGTACCGAGTCCTGGGCAAAGGTGGCTTTGGGGAG GTGTGTGCCTGCCAGGTACGGGCAACAGGCAAGATGTACGCCTGCAAGAAGCTGGAGAAGAAGCGGATCAAGAAGCGGAAAGGGGAGGCCATGGCGCTCAACGAAAAGCAGATCCTGGAGAAAGTGAACAGTAGGTTTGTA GTGAGCTTGGCCTATGCCTATGAGACCAAGGATGCCCTGTGCTTAGTGCTGACCCTGATGAATGGAGGTGACCTCAAGTTCCACATCTACCACATGGGCCAGGCTGGCTTCCCTGAAGCACGTGCTGTCTTCTACGCTGCTGAAATCTGCTGTGGTCTGGAGGACCTGCACCGGGAGCGCATTGTGTACAG GGACCTGAAGCCAGAGAACATTCTGCTGGATGACCATG GCCACATCCGCATCTCTGACCTGGGACTGGCTGTGCATGTGCCCGAGGGCCAGACCATCAAAGGCCGAGTGGGCACTGTGGGCTACATGG CTCCGGAGGTGGTGAAGAATGAGCGGTACACATTCAGCCCTGACTGGTGGGCGCTAGGCTGCCTCTTGTATGAGATGATCGCTGGTCAGTCGCCCTTCcagcagagaaaaaagaagatcaagagggaggaggtggagcgGCTAGTGAAGGAGGTGCCCGAAGAGTATTCAGAGCGCTTTTCCCTGCAGGCCCgctcactctgttcccag CTCCTCTGTAAGGACCCTGCCGAGCGCCTGGGTTGTCGTGGGGGCAGCGCCCGGGAGGTGAAGGAGCATCCTCTCTTCAAGAAGCTGAACTTCAAACGGCTGGGAGCCGGTATGCTAGAGCCACCCTTCAAGCCTGAT CCCCAAGCTATTTATTGCAAGGATGTTCTGGACATTGAACAGTTCTCCACAGTCAAAGGTGTGGAGCTGGAGCCTGCCGACCAGGACTTCTACCAGAAGTTTGCTACAGGCAGTGTGCCCATCCCTTGGCAGAATGAG ATGGTAGAGACGGAGTGCTTCCAAGAGCTGAATGTCTTTGGGCTGGATGGTTCAGTTCCCCCAGACCTGGACTGGAAGGGCCAGCCGCCTGCACCACCCAAGAAGGGGCTGCTGCAAAGACTCTTCAGCCGCCAG GATTGCTGTGGGAACTGCAGTGACAGTGAGGAAGAGCTCCCCACTCGACTCGAGCTCCCCACTCGCCTCTAG
- the GRK6 gene encoding G protein-coupled receptor kinase 6 isoform X3, protein MELENIVANTVLLKAREGGGGNRKGKSKKWRQMLQFPHISQCEELRLSLERDYHSLCERQPIGRLLFREFCATRPELTRCIAFLDGVAEYEVTPDEKRKACGRRLMQNFLSQTGPDLIPEVPRQLVTNCAQQLEQGPCKDLFQELTRLTHEYLSVAPFADYLDSIYFNRFLQWKWLERQPVTKNTFRQYRVLGKGGFGEVCACQVRATGKMYACKKLEKKRIKKRKGEAMALNEKQILEKVNSRFVVSLAYAYETKDALCLVLTLMNGGDLKFHIYHMGQAGFPEARAVFYAAEICCGLEDLHRERIVYRDLKPENILLDDHGHIRISDLGLAVHVPEGQTIKGRVGTVGYMAPEVVKNERYTFSPDWWALGCLLYEMIAGQSPFQQRKKKIKREEVERLVKEVPEEYSERFSLQARSLCSQLLCKDPAERLGCRGGSAREVKEHPLFKKLNFKRLGAGMLEPPFKPDPQAIYCKDVLDIEQFSTVKGVELEPADQDFYQKFATGSVPIPWQNEMVETECFQELNVFGLDGSVPPDLDWKGQPPAPPKKGLLQRLFSRQR, encoded by the exons GTGGTGGTGGGAATCGCAAAGGCAAAAGCAAAAAATGGCGGCAGATGTTACAGTTCCCCCACATCAGCCAGTGCGAAGAGCTACGTCTCAGCCTCG AGCGTGACTACCACAGCCTGTGTGAGCGGCAGCCCATCGGCCGCCTGCTGTTCCGTGAGTTCTGTGCAACAAGGCCCGAGCTGACCCGCTGCATTGCCTTCCTGGATGGGGTG GCTGAGTATGAAGTGACCCCTGATGAGAAGCGGAAGGCATGTGGGCGGCGGTTAATGCAGAATTTTCTGAGCCAAACG GGTCCCGACCTCATCCCTGAGGTCCCTCGGCAGCTAGTGACTAACTGTGCTCAGCAGCTGGAGCAGGGGCCCTGCAAAGACCTCTTCCAGGAACTTACCCG GCTGACCCACGAGTACCTGAGCGTGGCCCCTTTTGCCGACTACCTCGACAGCATCTACTTCAACCGTTTCCTGCAATGGAAGTGGCTAGAAAG GCAGCCAGTGACCAAAAACACCTTCAGGCAGTACCGAGTCCTGGGCAAAGGTGGCTTTGGGGAG GTGTGTGCCTGCCAGGTACGGGCAACAGGCAAGATGTACGCCTGCAAGAAGCTGGAGAAGAAGCGGATCAAGAAGCGGAAAGGGGAGGCCATGGCGCTCAACGAAAAGCAGATCCTGGAGAAAGTGAACAGTAGGTTTGTA GTGAGCTTGGCCTATGCCTATGAGACCAAGGATGCCCTGTGCTTAGTGCTGACCCTGATGAATGGAGGTGACCTCAAGTTCCACATCTACCACATGGGCCAGGCTGGCTTCCCTGAAGCACGTGCTGTCTTCTACGCTGCTGAAATCTGCTGTGGTCTGGAGGACCTGCACCGGGAGCGCATTGTGTACAG GGACCTGAAGCCAGAGAACATTCTGCTGGATGACCATG GCCACATCCGCATCTCTGACCTGGGACTGGCTGTGCATGTGCCCGAGGGCCAGACCATCAAAGGCCGAGTGGGCACTGTGGGCTACATGG CTCCGGAGGTGGTGAAGAATGAGCGGTACACATTCAGCCCTGACTGGTGGGCGCTAGGCTGCCTCTTGTATGAGATGATCGCTGGTCAGTCGCCCTTCcagcagagaaaaaagaagatcaagagggaggaggtggagcgGCTAGTGAAGGAGGTGCCCGAAGAGTATTCAGAGCGCTTTTCCCTGCAGGCCCgctcactctgttcccag CTCCTCTGTAAGGACCCTGCCGAGCGCCTGGGTTGTCGTGGGGGCAGCGCCCGGGAGGTGAAGGAGCATCCTCTCTTCAAGAAGCTGAACTTCAAACGGCTGGGAGCCGGTATGCTAGAGCCACCCTTCAAGCCTGAT CCCCAAGCTATTTATTGCAAGGATGTTCTGGACATTGAACAGTTCTCCACAGTCAAAGGTGTGGAGCTGGAGCCTGCCGACCAGGACTTCTACCAGAAGTTTGCTACAGGCAGTGTGCCCATCCCTTGGCAGAATGAG ATGGTAGAGACGGAGTGCTTCCAAGAGCTGAATGTCTTTGGGCTGGATGGTTCAGTTCCCCCAGACCTGGACTGGAAGGGCCAGCCGCCTGCACCACCCAAGAAGGGGCTGCTGCAAAGACTCTTCAGCCGCCAG agGTGA